The genomic region TCTAAAGAGCACGATTTGATTCCCATAAACCGTTCTCTTAGGAAAAGAGCACGGCCAGCGGGATGACGGTTCTGTATATGATATAAGAACGGTTTTCAACCGTCTTACTTCCTATGTTTTGTAGTAGTGAAAACAATAACTGAACAACAACAAAGaagcaatttaactatcaattcattaattacctagatccccattcaccctagattaTAAGATTAGCTATTCATATTATTAAGAACTACAACAATAGGATGAAGGGAAAACGTAATTAAAAACATAATAAGATGATTAAGAGAGGAATTGAATAAAATAAAACTTTGAACTAACAATAACTAAAGAAAAATTAGTAATACCGTAATTAGAGAGTGCTTGGATCCAAAACAATATAAACAAAACTAAACTAAGGGTTTTTAAGAGGTTTTAAAGTAAATAGTATGTAATAAAAGCATCCCCTAATAGTAGGGTGGGAGTTTGGTATTTATAAAAAACATAAACCGACTTTAGGAAATTGCGGAAAAGTAGTCAGAATaatccatactcgatcgagtatatggggactcgatcgagtacacaccacttgatcgagtacttggCAACTCGATCCAGTACTCCtcgtttcagctcttttcttcatCTAGTCTTCTTCAATTCTCTTCCTTtattgtgaacccccgcaataaacGTAGCATAAAACTAGTAAAATGCAGCGGAACTTatgaaatttttaaaacttttgaagTTCAAAGCGCAGGTTCaataaaatataaagaaatgaaaagtTAAGAAAAGGCTTTATACAAATATtaacttaattaaataaataaaaaggatTCTGATCCGTTGATAACACACAAATACGGTACTATACATTACTAGAAACTACTACGTGTAGGGCTAATCGTTGTAAGTACAATGCTCGCTAGCTTACTCGTCGTAAACCCCAAATAAGTACCAACCTACAACTTGTTCATTCATTAaaatgaatgccacagtcagtaGGGAGTAATTCAGGGTTCTCCTAGCCATATTATATCAAAACACAGATGAACAAGAACATATTATAGGATATGAGTCATAGTCAATATTCTATACATGTGAACAAATATCCAATACATGTGAGGTTAAACAAGAACAATAGCATATGAGACATACGTGTGAGACAAACCGACCAATGCATCATACATGGTAACACTACTCTAAGCAAATTATAGATATCATGCGCAATGGGTAACAGAAGGCCCACAATAGAATACATGTGAATGAAAACCAGTAGCCATTTACTTTGAAATCATTTTAACATATAagacgggacgtggctactaatatcTCAGGCATATTtttggcttgcatctcaccataaataTGAATGGCAACATCAATCCCGCCGATCATATCGATACTAGGTGGCCTGCATCTCACCCCTAGTGCTCAATAGGACCAAATGACTCTTACCATCCAAACACTCAAAAGGTATCATTCTCACGCTAAATGGCATATGTAAGACTCATAACTATGCATGACTTTTACTCTCTAAAACTCAGATTCCCCTGGTAgaactacgataataatacggtcttagtctaaatctggccagactctcagaCTGTACACTTCCGATttgacatgcggcagaacagccCGCATCCAAGACTTGATGATAAAATGGAAATCGAGTACCCCCAATCGCCaaaacagcacgaaagtggcggaaataaAATGAGATAACCCACAcatgccagaacagcacaagtggtgCGAAAAAGGAAAGAGATAAACCATACATGCCAGAACATCACAAGTAGGTTAGAcccgcacttgccagaacagttTAAGTGGGGCGTAAGGATACTCAAGCTAGTATGCTACACAATATGACACCACCATAAGTAAACACCCAAGCACCACACTAGATCATTACCTTCTCAGTATGCAATAAACATCTCACATCTAGGACCCAGGCAACAGAACGGAAGCCAAGTATACCAAATTCGTCAGAACAGCACGAAAGAGGTGGGAAAAGAGTGAGATAAAcccgcacttgccagaacagcacaagtgaggTATAATTATAAGTCAAGTAAAAGTATAGTATAGTGGAAATTTCACATGGATACGGCTCATCCAATTCTTCAAGTAGATTAAATCACCCATAattgaaatacgataaataaattagaatgaatgaattaaagttattattataaataaatatgtttttttttttggttaaatgtgAGCTTTGTATTAATAGAAAAGAtattacaagataaagcattcatgTGTTAGACTTTGGAAAGCCTACACCATTACATGAGATGTATATCTAACTTGACTAACCAATCTCTATTCTTTAACACCTCTATGCTATCAATCTTGTGAAAAATTCTTTGACGAACTTGAGCTATGATCTCAGTTACAACATACTCAGGCTTCTTCACTTTCTGATCCAACCTGCAAATGTTCCTGACATACCAAACATTATACCAAACTGCCATCTTAGCTAGTCGACATATCTTTCTCTGAAGCTTAGTATAGCCAGCACTACCAGTAAAAGTAAGGTGCAACCAATCCTCAACTCCAGTAATCACCTTTGAAGTGTATACACAATCTGTGAACAGATGCTCATGAGACTCAGCAGCTGCTTCACAAAAAATACAGCTATCAGAGCTGCAAAGGCCCAATCTTGCTAACTTAACACGAGTATTTAAAGCCTTCCTCTGAACCAACCATCCTATAAAAGCCTGTTTAGGTATATTCCGTGGACTCCAAACATCAGTGTACCATTGGACATGGGGATGTGTGCCCTGTAACCAACAGTAGCCAGAAATAACAGTGTAACCAGTACCAGTAGGTTGCCCTCTCCAGTGATGACCCTGATATCCACCAGACAAAAGCTCCCTAGTTTTACAAATATTCCTCCAGTTCCAATTAGAATCTGGAGGTGGATGATAGTTAGACCACTCAGCTCCTTTAAGGTAAACATGATCAATCCATAAGACCCATAACCTATCTGCTTTAGTATATAGCCAGTGCACCAACTTCCCCACACTAGCCACATTCCACACCCCAGCATTTTTAATCCCTAGTCCTCCCTCCTTCTTAGTATGGCAAATATCATTCCAAGCAACCAAAGGAGCCCTATTGTATTCAGTGCTATTTTCCCATAAGAAATTCCTACAAATAGCTTCAATTTGATGGATTACACACTTAGGTATTAGAAAGATAGATGCCCAGTAGTTATGCAAGGTATTCAGCATAGAATTAATAAGGACCAGTCTTCCTGCATATCTGAGCTTCCTTGACCAAATACCTCTAATTTTCCTGACAATTTTATCAGTGAGAACTTTACAATCCCTCCTTAATAGCCTGCCAGGTTGAATTGGGACTCCCAAGTATTTAAAAGGCAGTGCACCTTCCTGGAATCCTGAGACCTGAATGATATCAGCTTTCAAACTAGCAGTTACGCCATTGAAGACAACCTCAGACTTGGCAGCATTGACTTTTTAACCAGAAGCTGCAGAGAAGGTAGCCATTACTCTAAGGAGTAACATGATAGACTGACTGTCCCCTTTGCAAAACATCAGTAAATCATCAGCAAACAAGAGATGAGTCAATTTAAGACTCTTGCATAAGGGATGATATCTAAAATGCTAAGTATTAGCAGCATAATGCATAATTCTTGAAAGATACTCCATACAAATGCAAAATAAGAGAGGAGAAATAGGGTCCCTTTGCCTTAAACCCCTCTTTCCATGGAAATAGCCAAAATGAGCACCGTTTAAATTTAAAGTGTAGGTAGGAGAAGTAAGACAAGCCATTATCAAGTGATGGAATTTAGGAGGAAACTTAAGAGCTGACAGCATTTGATCCACAAAATTCCACTCTATAGTATCATAAGCCTTCTGCAAATCCAATTTAAACATATACCTAAGAGAAGCCATACCCCTATTGTAAAGCCTGACCAAATCTTGACAAATAAGGATGTTTTCAAGAATGTCTCTCCCTTTAACAAAGGCTCCTTGATTCCATCTGATGATATCAGGCAAAATTACAGCAAGCCTAGCACACAACAGCTTTGAGATGGTTTTGTAAATCACATTACAACAGGAAATAGGTCTATAGTGCTTAACAGTCTCTGGTCTTTCCATCTTAGGGATGAGAGTAATAATGGTAGCATTTATCTGAGTTAAAATTTTGCCAGTATCAAAGAAATTTTATACTGCAGCACAAATCTCATCACCAATAATCTCCCAAGCATCTCTAAAAAATTGACTCCCATAACCATCAGGTCCAGGGGATTTCCCTTTAGGGATGCTAAACAAAAAATGCTTTACCTCCTCAGCAGTAACAGGCTTGTTCAAGATATTCCAATGTTCAGCAGTACAACAAGCTCCTTGTCTCACAACAGTCAGGTTCACTTTCTCAGTCTCTCTCTGAGACCCTAGAAGAGATTGATAGTAATCAAGGAAAGCAGCCTGAATAGAATCACCATCAGTGCAGGTCTTCCATTCATATCATCAATTTGGAAAACCTTATTAagataaattattattttttatagcATGGTGAAAGTAATTAGTATTTAGGTCTCCTTCCAAAGACCACTGGATTTTGGCTTTCTGAATAAAAAAACTATCCCTAGCTGAGATAAGTTCCTTCAAGTCATGGGCCATATCCATCACCTGCTGCAGTAAAACAATATCACCAGGGTTCTCAATCAGCAGCTTCTGAATATTTTCAAGGGCCACAGTTGCAATAGTAGTGCTGTTTTCTATATCAGAAAAACAACACTTATTCAGACTCTTCAAAGCAGGTTTCAAAGCTTTCAACTTCTTAATAATGGAAAACATCTTTGTCCCTTGAACATGAATGCTCAACACATTCCTAACAATATTTTTAAACTGACTAGCATagccccacatattaaaatacttgaaGTTTTTCTTGCCCCCCAAAGTAGAGTGAGTAGTCAATACTGTGCAGGGGCAGTGGTCAAACAAACCCTCAGGATGAAAGTGTGCATAATTATCACCAAAGCCATCCAGCCAAGCTTGATTACCCATTGCCCTATCCAACCTACTATAGACTCTATCAGAAGGGTTTTGCTTATTAGACCAGGTAAACAAAGCACCTGTAGAGGGTATATCTTCCATG from Silene latifolia isolate original U9 population chromosome 3, ASM4854445v1, whole genome shotgun sequence harbors:
- the LOC141649052 gene encoding uncharacterized protein LOC141649052; translation: MWGYASQFKNIVRNVLSIHVQGTKMFSIIKKLKALKPALKSLNKCCFSDIENSTTIATVALENIQKLLIENPGDIVLLQQAAFLDYYQSLLGSQRETEKVNLTVVRQGACCTAEHWNILNKPVTAEEINATIITLIPKMERPETVKHYRPISCCNVIYKTISKLLCARLAVILPDIIRWNQGAFVKGRDILENILICQDLVRLYNRGMASLRYMFKLDLQKAYDTIEWNFVDQMLSALKFPPKFHHLIMACLTSPTYTLNLNGAHFGYFHGKRVNAAKSEVVFNGVTASLKADIIQVSGFQEGALPFKYLGVPIQPGRLLRRDCKVLTDKIVRKIRGIWSRKLRYAGRLVLINSMLNTLHNYWASIFLIPKCVIHQIEAICRNFLWENSTEYNRAPLVAWNDICHTKKEGGLGIKNAGVWNVASVGKLVHWLYTKADRLWVLWIDHVYLKGAEWSNYHPPPDSNWNWRNICKTRELLSGGYQGHHWRGQPTGTGYTVISGYCWLQGTHPHVQWYTDVWSPRNIPKQAFIGWLVQRKALNTRVKLARLGLCSSDSCIFCEAAAESHEHLFTDCVYTSKVITGVEDWLHLTFTGSAGYTKLQRKICRLAKMAVWYNVWYVRNICRLDQKVKKPEYVVTEIIAQVRQRIFHKIDSIEVLKNRDWLVKLDIHLM